One region of Culex pipiens pallens isolate TS chromosome 2, TS_CPP_V2, whole genome shotgun sequence genomic DNA includes:
- the LOC120430246 gene encoding uncharacterized protein LOC120430246 isoform X1 gives MADVYREFNCAVCHEKDIKWSHFVCLVCPEYYLCCKCHEEKHYSKPHRPYHPMQPVLSQQDFFKYVNSVVPPEDDIRLCCPYCGIWILTEAKLLQHCQIKHDGDDDRVRCPVCVTFCILEQSLTFAMFIDHLKKGHCERGRFMFCNTCRKTPILEPHHSCLICNDYDLCENCHKAKKHNQTHMPYHPMQPVLPKKLYAVQKTSSLNIYRCPFCGENEFNAQGLSDHCRELHVESQEIRVRCPICSVNRSPFKKYYLLKDSLLDHLKNYHGILPKDVQCNGCDRATIQGLRYACLVCEDYDECDQCRQDKRTSRKHRPYHPVQPILPPAEMARSMECVRSPQTEIRIYCCPHCGDTDFNVRDLTEHCQQYHADGGRGHKVRCPICVTFRVPYRRKFRLEDCTLLRHLLEDHRDVESAVQASHEGDCAICMDDVTLSASRKFLPCGHAFHGHCIGRWLRSNNSCPVCRAEVSRFFMM, from the exons ATGGCTGACGTTTACAGAG AATTCAACTGTGCGGTGTGCCACGAGAAGGACATAAAATGGAGCCATTTCGTGTGTTTGGTATGTCCCGAGTATTATTTGTGTTGCAAGTGCCACGAGGAGAAGCACTACAGCAAACCCCATCGGCCATATCATCCGATGCAGCCAGTGTTGAGCCAGCAAGATTTCTTCAAATACGTGAACAGTGTAGTCCCACCGGAGGATGACATTCGCCTATGCTGCCCCTATTGCGGGATTTGGATACTGACCGAGGCTAAACTTTTACAACACTGTCAGATCAAACATGACGGAGATGACGATCGTGTTCGGTGTCCCGTTTGTGTGACGTTTTGCATTTTGGAGCAGAGTTTAACGTTTGCAATGTTCATCGATCACCTGAAAAAAGGTCATTGTGAACGAGGACGAT TTATGTTCTGCAACACGTGTAGGAAAACACCTATTTTGGAACCCCACCATTCCTGCCTAATATGCAATGACTACGATTTGTGCGAAAATTGTCACAAGGCAAAGAAACACAATCAAACTCATATGCCGTATCATCCTATGCAACCAGTTCTTCCTAAAAAGTTGTACGCAGTTCAAAAAACTTCATCGTTGAATATCTATCGATGCCCTTTCTGCGGAGAAAACGAGTTCAATGCCCAAGGACTATCGGATCACTGCCGAGAGCTGCACGTCGAGAGTCAAGAAATTCGCGTTCGCTGTCCAATATGCAGTGTGAATCGGTCGCCGTTCAAGAAATATTACTTGCTGAAGGATTCGCTACTGGATCATCTGAAGAATTATCACGGGATCCTGCCCAAAG ACGTCCAGTGCAATGGCTGCGACCGGGCCACCATCCAGGGCCTCCGGTACGCGTGCCTGGTGTGCGAAGACTACGACGAGTGTGACCAGTGTCGACAGGACAAACGCACCAGCCGGAAGCACCGCCCGTACCACCCGGTCCAACCGATCCTGCCCCCAGCGGAGATGGCCCGCAGCATGGAGTGTGTCCGCTCGCCGCAGACCGAAATCCGGATCTACTGCTGTCCGCACTGCGGAGACACGGACTTTAACGTGCGTGACCTGACGGAACACTGCCAGCAGTACCACGCCGACGGTGGCCGCGGCCACAAGGTGCGCTGTCCGATCTGCGTGACGTTCCGGGTGCCCTACCGGCGGAAGTTCCGGCTCGAGGATTGCACCCTGCTGCGCCACCTGCTCGAGGACCATCGGGACGTGGAAAGTGCCG TTCAAGCATCCCACGAGGGTGACTGTGCCATCTGCATGGACGATGTTACGCTAAGTGCCAG
- the LOC120430248 gene encoding E3 ubiquitin-protein ligase RNF166-like isoform X2, with translation MADVHTGITCSVCDGKDFVGTRYVCLICWDYDLCQKCYEEKRCTARHRPHHPMQSVISREDFFKSTQSAVAVDEVRLCCPFCGERELNLAALLQHNQQNHAEEAESVRCPVCVTYNVPGNSLLDGLFLEHLRNEHSELDEGISCTTCQKKPFAGNRYACLVCHNYDLCEECHTGKRFSKHHLPYHPMQQIMPKEAYAVQNPPPERIFRCPYCGDGELSASGLRDHCQELHQNCPGIRVRCSICGVCRVPYKNFTLLKCSLLDHLRDYHGLKGAPEPEPEVIRPIECSICFLELEAEIVTERYCQCRHEEFHEKCIREWLAINPTCPVCRAMQKP, from the exons ATGGCTGATGTTCATACAG GAATAACTTGCAGCGTTTGCGATGGTAAAGACTTTGTAGGGACTCGTTACGTGTGTCTGATTTGCTGGGACTACgatttgtgccagaaatgttacGAGGAAAAACGTTGCACTGCCCGGCACCGGCCACACCATCCGATGCAGTCGGTAATTAGTAGGGAAGATTTCTTCAAATCCACTCAAAGTGCAGTCGCTGTGGATGAGGTTCGACTGTGTTGTCCATTTTGCGGTGAACGAGAGTTGAATCTGGCAGCGTTACTGCAGCATAACCAGCAGAATCATGCCGAAGAGGCCGAATCCGTACGATGTCCGGTTTGTGTGACGTACAACGTTCCGGGAAACAGTCTGCTGGATGGATTGTTTTTGGAACATCTGCGGAACGAGCACAGCGAGCTAGATGAGG GTATATCCTGTACCACTTGCCAGAAGAAACCATTTGCGGGGAATCGCTACGCGTGTTTAGTGTGCCACAACTACGACCTATGCGAAGAATGTCACACTGGGAAGCGATTCAGCAAACACCATCTGCCTTACCATCCGATGCAGCAAATTATGCCCAAGGAAGCGTACGCAGTTCAGAATCCACCTCCGGAAAGAATCTTCCGGTGTCCATACTGTGGAGACGGCGAGCTCAGCGCCAGTGGTCTCAGGGATCATTGCCAAGAACTGCACCAGAATTGCCCAGGAATCCGGGTCAGATGTTCAATCTGCGGCGTCTGTCGAGTTCCGTACAAAAACTTTACCCTCCTAAAGTGCTCTCTGCTGGACCATTTGAGAGACTATCATGGATTGAAAG GAGCTCCAGAACCAGAACCGGAAGTTATCAGACCAATTGAATGTTCGATATGCTTTCTGGAGCTGGAGGCTGAGATAGTCACGGAAAGGTATTGCCAGTGTCGGCATGAGGAATTCCACGAGAAATGCATCCGGGAATGGTTGGCCATCAACCCAACCTGTCCGGTGTGTCGAGCAATGCAAAAGCCCTAG
- the LOC120430246 gene encoding uncharacterized protein LOC120430246 isoform X2, with protein sequence MADVYREFNCAVCHEKDIKWSHFVCLVCPEYYLCCKCHEEKHYSKPHRPYHPMQPVLSQQDFFKYVNSVVPPEDDIRLCCPYCGIWILTEAKLLQHCQIKHDGDDDRVRCPVCVTFCILEQSLTFAMFIDHLKKGHCERGRFMFCNTCRKTPILEPHHSCLICNDYDLCENCHKAKKHNQTHMPYHPMQPVLPKKLYAVQKTSSLNIYRCPFCGENEFNAQGLSDHCRELHVESQEIRVRCPICSVNRSPFKKYYLLKDSLLDHLKNYHGILPKDVQCNGCDRATIQGLRYACLVCEDYDECDQCRQDKRTSRKHRPYHPVQPILPPAEMARSMECVRSPQTEIRIYCCPHCGDTDFNVRDLTEHCQQYHADGGRGHKVRCPICVTFRVPYRRKFRLEDCTLLRHLLEDHRDVESAGEIAFKHPTRVTVPSAWTMLR encoded by the exons ATGGCTGACGTTTACAGAG AATTCAACTGTGCGGTGTGCCACGAGAAGGACATAAAATGGAGCCATTTCGTGTGTTTGGTATGTCCCGAGTATTATTTGTGTTGCAAGTGCCACGAGGAGAAGCACTACAGCAAACCCCATCGGCCATATCATCCGATGCAGCCAGTGTTGAGCCAGCAAGATTTCTTCAAATACGTGAACAGTGTAGTCCCACCGGAGGATGACATTCGCCTATGCTGCCCCTATTGCGGGATTTGGATACTGACCGAGGCTAAACTTTTACAACACTGTCAGATCAAACATGACGGAGATGACGATCGTGTTCGGTGTCCCGTTTGTGTGACGTTTTGCATTTTGGAGCAGAGTTTAACGTTTGCAATGTTCATCGATCACCTGAAAAAAGGTCATTGTGAACGAGGACGAT TTATGTTCTGCAACACGTGTAGGAAAACACCTATTTTGGAACCCCACCATTCCTGCCTAATATGCAATGACTACGATTTGTGCGAAAATTGTCACAAGGCAAAGAAACACAATCAAACTCATATGCCGTATCATCCTATGCAACCAGTTCTTCCTAAAAAGTTGTACGCAGTTCAAAAAACTTCATCGTTGAATATCTATCGATGCCCTTTCTGCGGAGAAAACGAGTTCAATGCCCAAGGACTATCGGATCACTGCCGAGAGCTGCACGTCGAGAGTCAAGAAATTCGCGTTCGCTGTCCAATATGCAGTGTGAATCGGTCGCCGTTCAAGAAATATTACTTGCTGAAGGATTCGCTACTGGATCATCTGAAGAATTATCACGGGATCCTGCCCAAAG ACGTCCAGTGCAATGGCTGCGACCGGGCCACCATCCAGGGCCTCCGGTACGCGTGCCTGGTGTGCGAAGACTACGACGAGTGTGACCAGTGTCGACAGGACAAACGCACCAGCCGGAAGCACCGCCCGTACCACCCGGTCCAACCGATCCTGCCCCCAGCGGAGATGGCCCGCAGCATGGAGTGTGTCCGCTCGCCGCAGACCGAAATCCGGATCTACTGCTGTCCGCACTGCGGAGACACGGACTTTAACGTGCGTGACCTGACGGAACACTGCCAGCAGTACCACGCCGACGGTGGCCGCGGCCACAAGGTGCGCTGTCCGATCTGCGTGACGTTCCGGGTGCCCTACCGGCGGAAGTTCCGGCTCGAGGATTGCACCCTGCTGCGCCACCTGCTCGAGGACCATCGGGACGTGGAAAGTGCCGGTGAGATCGCT TTCAAGCATCCCACGAGGGTGACTGTGCCATCTGCATGGACGATGTTACGCTAA
- the LOC120430248 gene encoding E3 ubiquitin-protein ligase RNF166-like isoform X1: protein MADVHTDVIRSIPGITCSVCDGKDFVGTRYVCLICWDYDLCQKCYEEKRCTARHRPHHPMQSVISREDFFKSTQSAVAVDEVRLCCPFCGERELNLAALLQHNQQNHAEEAESVRCPVCVTYNVPGNSLLDGLFLEHLRNEHSELDEGISCTTCQKKPFAGNRYACLVCHNYDLCEECHTGKRFSKHHLPYHPMQQIMPKEAYAVQNPPPERIFRCPYCGDGELSASGLRDHCQELHQNCPGIRVRCSICGVCRVPYKNFTLLKCSLLDHLRDYHGLKGAPEPEPEVIRPIECSICFLELEAEIVTERYCQCRHEEFHEKCIREWLAINPTCPVCRAMQKP from the exons ATGGCTGATGTTCATACAG ATGTTATTCGATCGATTCCAGGAATAACTTGCAGCGTTTGCGATGGTAAAGACTTTGTAGGGACTCGTTACGTGTGTCTGATTTGCTGGGACTACgatttgtgccagaaatgttacGAGGAAAAACGTTGCACTGCCCGGCACCGGCCACACCATCCGATGCAGTCGGTAATTAGTAGGGAAGATTTCTTCAAATCCACTCAAAGTGCAGTCGCTGTGGATGAGGTTCGACTGTGTTGTCCATTTTGCGGTGAACGAGAGTTGAATCTGGCAGCGTTACTGCAGCATAACCAGCAGAATCATGCCGAAGAGGCCGAATCCGTACGATGTCCGGTTTGTGTGACGTACAACGTTCCGGGAAACAGTCTGCTGGATGGATTGTTTTTGGAACATCTGCGGAACGAGCACAGCGAGCTAGATGAGG GTATATCCTGTACCACTTGCCAGAAGAAACCATTTGCGGGGAATCGCTACGCGTGTTTAGTGTGCCACAACTACGACCTATGCGAAGAATGTCACACTGGGAAGCGATTCAGCAAACACCATCTGCCTTACCATCCGATGCAGCAAATTATGCCCAAGGAAGCGTACGCAGTTCAGAATCCACCTCCGGAAAGAATCTTCCGGTGTCCATACTGTGGAGACGGCGAGCTCAGCGCCAGTGGTCTCAGGGATCATTGCCAAGAACTGCACCAGAATTGCCCAGGAATCCGGGTCAGATGTTCAATCTGCGGCGTCTGTCGAGTTCCGTACAAAAACTTTACCCTCCTAAAGTGCTCTCTGCTGGACCATTTGAGAGACTATCATGGATTGAAAG GAGCTCCAGAACCAGAACCGGAAGTTATCAGACCAATTGAATGTTCGATATGCTTTCTGGAGCTGGAGGCTGAGATAGTCACGGAAAGGTATTGCCAGTGTCGGCATGAGGAATTCCACGAGAAATGCATCCGGGAATGGTTGGCCATCAACCCAACCTGTCCGGTGTGTCGAGCAATGCAAAAGCCCTAG
- the LOC120430248 gene encoding uncharacterized protein LOC120430248 isoform X3, which produces MQSVISREDFFKSTQSAVAVDEVRLCCPFCGERELNLAALLQHNQQNHAEEAESVRCPVCVTYNVPGNSLLDGLFLEHLRNEHSELDEGISCTTCQKKPFAGNRYACLVCHNYDLCEECHTGKRFSKHHLPYHPMQQIMPKEAYAVQNPPPERIFRCPYCGDGELSASGLRDHCQELHQNCPGIRVRCSICGVCRVPYKNFTLLKCSLLDHLRDYHGLKGAPEPEPEVIRPIECSICFLELEAEIVTERYCQCRHEEFHEKCIREWLAINPTCPVCRAMQKP; this is translated from the exons ATGCAGTCGGTAATTAGTAGGGAAGATTTCTTCAAATCCACTCAAAGTGCAGTCGCTGTGGATGAGGTTCGACTGTGTTGTCCATTTTGCGGTGAACGAGAGTTGAATCTGGCAGCGTTACTGCAGCATAACCAGCAGAATCATGCCGAAGAGGCCGAATCCGTACGATGTCCGGTTTGTGTGACGTACAACGTTCCGGGAAACAGTCTGCTGGATGGATTGTTTTTGGAACATCTGCGGAACGAGCACAGCGAGCTAGATGAGG GTATATCCTGTACCACTTGCCAGAAGAAACCATTTGCGGGGAATCGCTACGCGTGTTTAGTGTGCCACAACTACGACCTATGCGAAGAATGTCACACTGGGAAGCGATTCAGCAAACACCATCTGCCTTACCATCCGATGCAGCAAATTATGCCCAAGGAAGCGTACGCAGTTCAGAATCCACCTCCGGAAAGAATCTTCCGGTGTCCATACTGTGGAGACGGCGAGCTCAGCGCCAGTGGTCTCAGGGATCATTGCCAAGAACTGCACCAGAATTGCCCAGGAATCCGGGTCAGATGTTCAATCTGCGGCGTCTGTCGAGTTCCGTACAAAAACTTTACCCTCCTAAAGTGCTCTCTGCTGGACCATTTGAGAGACTATCATGGATTGAAAG GAGCTCCAGAACCAGAACCGGAAGTTATCAGACCAATTGAATGTTCGATATGCTTTCTGGAGCTGGAGGCTGAGATAGTCACGGAAAGGTATTGCCAGTGTCGGCATGAGGAATTCCACGAGAAATGCATCCGGGAATGGTTGGCCATCAACCCAACCTGTCCGGTGTGTCGAGCAATGCAAAAGCCCTAG